One genomic window of Microbacterium sp. BH-3-3-3 includes the following:
- the kdpA gene encoding potassium-transporting ATPase subunit KdpA, which produces MIWSIVLTSLTLIVALGLAYRPLGDYIARIYTGARDLAVERGTYRLIGVDPRSAQTWQAYLRSVLLFSFVGVVLVYAIMRLQTVLPFSLGLEAPGEALSFNTAASFVANTNWQSYSGETTLGYTVQFAALTVQNFVSAAVGIAVAVALVRGFAYRRSGVIGNFWVDLVRGTYRLLLPFSIVAAVVLLAGGVIQNLNGFTDATTLTGAAQSIPGGPVASQEAIKLLGTNGGGFFNTNSAHPFENPTPWTNLFEIFLMLVIPFSLPRAFGRIVGDNRQGYTILGVMGAIFVASTALMTWAELAGAGTAPQLAGGSLEGKEVRFGIFGSTLFSSTSTLTSTGAVNSMHDSNTALGGMMPMINMMLGEVAPGGVGSGLYGMLILAVIAVFVGGLLIGRTPEYLGKKIGPREIKLASLYILVTPTLVLAGTALSFGVPGIRDDVESTSILNPGVHGLSEVLYAFTSAANNNGSAFAGLTANTPWFNTALGVAMLLGRFLPIVFVLALAGALAAQDAVPATAGTLPTHRPQFAGLLAGVAVIVTALTYFPVLTLGPLAEGLAR; this is translated from the coding sequence ATGATCTGGTCCATCGTGTTGACCAGCCTCACCCTCATCGTCGCCCTGGGACTGGCGTACCGCCCCCTCGGCGACTACATCGCCCGCATCTACACCGGCGCGCGCGACCTCGCCGTCGAGCGGGGCACCTACCGCCTGATCGGCGTGGACCCCCGCAGCGCGCAGACCTGGCAGGCCTACCTGCGCTCGGTGCTGCTGTTCTCGTTCGTGGGCGTCGTCCTCGTCTACGCGATCATGCGGTTGCAGACCGTGCTGCCCTTCTCGCTGGGTCTCGAGGCACCGGGCGAGGCACTGTCGTTCAACACCGCGGCGTCGTTCGTCGCGAACACCAACTGGCAGTCCTACTCGGGCGAGACGACGCTCGGCTACACCGTGCAGTTCGCGGCGTTGACCGTGCAGAACTTCGTGAGCGCCGCCGTGGGCATCGCCGTCGCCGTCGCCCTGGTGCGCGGGTTCGCGTATCGCCGCAGCGGCGTGATCGGCAACTTCTGGGTCGACCTGGTGCGCGGCACGTACCGCCTGCTGCTGCCGTTCTCGATCGTCGCGGCCGTCGTGCTGCTCGCGGGCGGCGTCATCCAGAACCTCAACGGCTTCACCGATGCCACGACCCTCACGGGAGCCGCCCAGTCGATCCCGGGTGGGCCGGTGGCCTCGCAGGAGGCGATCAAGCTCCTCGGCACCAACGGCGGCGGGTTCTTCAACACCAACTCCGCCCACCCGTTCGAGAACCCGACGCCGTGGACGAACCTGTTCGAGATCTTCCTCATGCTGGTGATCCCGTTCTCGCTGCCCCGCGCCTTCGGGCGCATCGTCGGCGACAACCGTCAGGGATACACGATCCTGGGCGTGATGGGGGCGATCTTCGTGGCCTCCACCGCCCTGATGACGTGGGCCGAGCTCGCCGGCGCCGGCACCGCTCCCCAGCTCGCGGGCGGCTCGCTCGAGGGCAAGGAGGTGCGCTTCGGCATCTTCGGTTCGACGCTCTTCTCGTCGACGAGCACGCTGACCTCGACCGGCGCGGTCAACTCGATGCACGACAGCAACACCGCCCTCGGCGGCATGATGCCGATGATCAACATGATGCTCGGCGAGGTCGCCCCCGGCGGCGTCGGCTCGGGGCTCTACGGAATGCTGATCCTCGCCGTGATCGCGGTGTTCGTCGGCGGGCTGCTGATCGGCCGCACCCCCGAGTACCTGGGCAAGAAGATCGGGCCGCGCGAGATCAAGCTCGCGAGCCTGTACATCCTCGTCACGCCCACCCTGGTGCTGGCCGGGACCGCGCTGAGCTTCGGGGTTCCCGGCATCCGGGACGACGTGGAGTCGACCTCGATCCTCAACCCGGGCGTGCACGGTCTGAGCGAAGTGCTCTACGCCTTCACCTCGGCGGCGAACAACAACGGCTCGGCCTTCGCCGGCCTCACCGCCAACACCCCGTGGTTCAACACCGCGCTCGGTGTGGCGATGCTGCTCGGACGCTTCCTGCCGATCGTGTTCGTGCTGGCGCTGGCCGGTGCCCTCGCGGCACAGGATGCCGTGCCCGCCACCGCCGGAACCCTGCCGACGCATCGCCCGCAGTTCGCGGGTCTGCTCGCCGGCGTCGCCGTGATCGTCACGGCGCTCACCTACTTCCCGGTCCTCACTCTCGGACCCCTCGCCGAAGGACTTGCCCGCTGA
- the kdpF gene encoding K(+)-transporting ATPase subunit F, with the protein MFFTILAAVLAVAAVVYLVVALVRPEKF; encoded by the coding sequence ATGTTCTTCACGATCCTCGCCGCCGTGCTCGCGGTCGCCGCCGTCGTCTACCTCGTGGTCGCCCTCGTCCGCCCCGAGAAGTTCTGA
- a CDS encoding PLD nuclease N-terminal domain-containing protein, with the protein MPVLALLTVAVLVIALIDVITRRDDQVKHLPKFAWIFFIVLLPLIGSILWFALGREYEARSAPMSFGDPRRWQKDTPAPAAPSASRTTEQQIADLEREMHLADLEEQVRRRRAEGGSAGAAG; encoded by the coding sequence ATGCCAGTACTCGCCCTGCTGACCGTCGCCGTCCTGGTGATCGCCCTGATCGACGTCATCACCCGGCGCGACGACCAGGTGAAACACCTGCCGAAGTTCGCGTGGATCTTCTTCATCGTGCTGCTGCCGCTGATCGGCTCGATCCTGTGGTTCGCGCTCGGTCGCGAGTACGAGGCGCGCTCCGCACCGATGTCGTTCGGCGACCCGCGCCGCTGGCAGAAGGACACGCCCGCCCCGGCCGCACCGAGCGCCTCCCGCACCACCGAGCAGCAGATCGCCGACCTCGAGCGCGAGATGCACCTCGCCGACCTCGAGGAGCAGGTGCGCCGCCGCCGCGCCGAGGGCGGCTCCGCGGGCGCCGCCGGCTGA
- a CDS encoding serine hydrolase — MTPAHDLRAALVRHIGDTGFVAHGLHVRVGDDVAEHRWTPDGREEIHSVAKAVCVLAAGIAAADGLLDLDEPVAGIVPTAAPDVTVRHLLSMSSGIDLPWSPTMMTDWPDLAAEFLSRPSRGRVFQYSNASTYTAMHVLAHRTGDVEEYLRPRLFAPLGLADLAWKRCPNGRILAGEGLALRTDEMARLGLLLRDRGVWQGERLVPAETVDALHSAWIDTGSQGDGYRRYALAGWDGPGAAWRLHGAYGQMIVFAGDAVVTISADDHAGADAVAAFIAEAAAPA; from the coding sequence ATGACCCCGGCCCACGACCTGCGCGCGGCGCTCGTGCGCCACATCGGCGACACCGGCTTCGTCGCCCACGGGCTGCACGTGCGCGTGGGCGACGACGTCGCCGAGCACCGCTGGACGCCCGACGGGCGCGAAGAGATCCACTCGGTCGCGAAGGCCGTGTGCGTGCTCGCGGCGGGGATCGCCGCCGCCGACGGGCTGCTCGATCTCGACGAGCCCGTCGCGGGCATCGTCCCCACCGCCGCGCCGGACGTGACCGTGCGCCACCTGCTGTCGATGTCGAGCGGCATCGACCTGCCGTGGTCGCCGACGATGATGACCGACTGGCCCGACCTCGCCGCCGAGTTCCTCTCGCGCCCGTCGCGCGGCCGCGTGTTCCAGTACTCGAACGCCAGCACGTACACCGCGATGCACGTGCTGGCCCACCGCACGGGCGACGTCGAGGAGTACCTGCGCCCCCGGCTGTTCGCCCCGCTCGGCCTCGCCGACCTCGCCTGGAAGCGCTGTCCCAACGGGCGCATCCTCGCCGGCGAGGGCCTCGCCCTGCGCACCGACGAGATGGCGCGCCTCGGCCTGCTGCTGCGCGACCGCGGCGTCTGGCAGGGCGAACGACTCGTCCCGGCCGAGACGGTGGATGCCCTTCACTCGGCCTGGATCGACACCGGCAGCCAGGGCGACGGGTACCGCCGGTACGCCCTGGCCGGGTGGGACGGACCCGGCGCCGCGTGGCGGCTGCACGGGGCGTACGGGCAGATGATCGTCTTCGCCGGCGACGCCGTCGTGACGATCAGCGCCGACGACCACGCCGGCGCCGACGCGGTCGCGGCGTTCATCGCCGAGGCGGCCGCCCCGGCCTGA
- a CDS encoding YcnI family protein has product MSRTPFLRRALVGLAAGAALAIAVPLAASAHVTVNPDTATPGSYATVNFRVPTESETASTVKLEVTLPTDTPLSAVLVQPVPGWTATVEKGALPAPVEVDGNTLTDAALKIVWQADPGVGIGQDQFQVFSAVLGPVPDTGHVVLPAAQTYSDGSVVDWAATPDEVAADDTLEPAPVLYINDTPPTGAHSHGTASAAPSHEHDAGEAASASGSASDSSGVALGLSIAALIVAAAGAVLGALALSRRPKRS; this is encoded by the coding sequence ATGTCCCGTACCCCCTTCCTTCGTCGTGCCCTCGTCGGCCTCGCCGCCGGCGCGGCCCTCGCGATCGCGGTCCCCCTCGCGGCATCCGCGCACGTCACCGTCAACCCCGACACCGCCACCCCGGGCAGCTACGCCACGGTCAACTTCCGCGTTCCCACCGAGTCCGAGACGGCGTCCACCGTCAAGCTCGAGGTCACCCTGCCCACCGACACACCGCTGAGCGCCGTGCTCGTGCAGCCCGTCCCGGGCTGGACGGCCACGGTCGAGAAGGGCGCCCTGCCCGCGCCCGTCGAGGTCGACGGCAACACTCTCACCGACGCCGCGCTGAAGATCGTGTGGCAGGCCGACCCCGGCGTCGGCATCGGCCAGGACCAGTTCCAGGTCTTCTCGGCCGTGCTGGGACCCGTGCCCGACACCGGTCACGTGGTGCTGCCCGCCGCGCAGACCTACTCGGACGGATCGGTCGTCGACTGGGCGGCGACGCCCGACGAGGTCGCCGCCGACGACACGCTCGAGCCGGCTCCGGTGCTCTACATCAACGACACCCCTCCCACGGGCGCGCACAGCCACGGCACGGCGTCCGCCGCGCCGTCGCACGAGCACGACGCCGGTGAGGCCGCGTCGGCCTCGGGCTCGGCATCCGACTCGTCGGGGGTCGCTCTCGGACTCAGCATCGCCGCGCTGATCGTCGCCGCCGCCGGAGCGGTGCTCGGCGCCCTCGCCCTGTCGCGTCGCCCGAAGCGCAGCTGA
- a CDS encoding APC family permease → MAKRILIGEPLTSEKLDDQLLPKKMALPIFASDALSSVAYAPQELLMILLIGGTALLTLSPWVAVAVVVLLIVVVLSYRQLIKAYPSGGGDYEVASKNLGEVPGVVVAAALLVDYVLTVAVSVASGVDNIISALPELNPFRVEIAVGFVILIVIVNLRGVREASSVFAIPTYLFIGSVGVMIVVGLARTFLGDAPEASSANYAVQAESLTQAALILLVLRAFSSGCSALTGVEAVSNGVPAFRKPKIRNAQTTLSLMGGMAIVLFAGLTALALISGVHYAENPCHLIGFDCANNPQPSLMAQVAAATFGMGSIPFFIIQAATACVLLLAANTAFNGFPLLGAVLARDGYAPKALNTRGDRLVYSNGMIILGIVAIGVLIVYQANLTTLIQLYIIGVFVSFSLGQIGMVRHWRRALREFKLLPAEAAKQQSAAIERRSAISGLWINSVGAAMTVLVLLIVTVTKFTHGAWLVFIAIPILAVLMIGVNRYYRDVEHEIQMDDTVHFGSSGDVAIVLVNRLQKPTSKAIDYALAANHDKTLAVHVAITEEESARLQRDWAEHEVPIPLVIIDSPYRTYTSPVSTFIKKYREKNGSAIVTVYLPQYIVGHWWESILHNRRSRRLAHQLMLVHGVSITLVPWLLDSSEVIYGRRSRPLPGQQRGGQPVDNTPTPRSRKAPPPSAS, encoded by the coding sequence ATGGCCAAGCGCATCCTTATCGGCGAGCCTTTGACGTCGGAAAAACTCGACGACCAGCTCCTGCCCAAGAAGATGGCGCTGCCTATCTTCGCCTCCGACGCGCTCTCCTCGGTGGCGTACGCCCCGCAGGAGCTCTTGATGATCCTGCTCATCGGCGGAACGGCCCTGCTGACCCTCAGCCCGTGGGTCGCGGTCGCCGTCGTGGTGCTCCTCATCGTGGTGGTGCTGAGCTACCGGCAGCTCATCAAGGCCTACCCCTCGGGCGGTGGCGACTACGAGGTCGCCAGCAAGAACCTGGGCGAAGTGCCCGGCGTGGTCGTGGCCGCGGCCCTGCTCGTGGACTACGTGCTCACGGTGGCCGTGTCGGTGGCATCCGGGGTCGACAACATCATCTCGGCGCTGCCGGAACTCAACCCGTTCCGCGTCGAGATCGCCGTCGGCTTCGTGATCCTCATCGTGATCGTGAACCTCCGCGGCGTGCGCGAGGCATCGAGCGTCTTCGCGATCCCCACCTACCTGTTCATCGGGTCGGTCGGCGTGATGATCGTCGTGGGCCTCGCCCGCACGTTCCTCGGCGACGCTCCCGAGGCCTCGAGCGCCAACTACGCCGTGCAGGCCGAGTCGCTCACCCAGGCGGCGCTCATCCTGCTCGTGCTGCGCGCCTTCTCGAGCGGCTGCTCGGCGCTGACCGGGGTGGAGGCGGTGTCGAACGGCGTCCCCGCGTTCCGCAAGCCCAAGATCCGCAACGCGCAGACGACGCTGAGCCTCATGGGCGGCATGGCCATCGTGCTCTTCGCGGGTCTGACCGCTCTGGCGCTGATCTCGGGCGTGCACTACGCCGAGAACCCCTGCCACCTCATCGGCTTCGACTGCGCCAACAACCCGCAGCCGAGCCTCATGGCGCAGGTGGCCGCGGCGACCTTCGGCATGGGCAGCATCCCGTTCTTCATCATCCAGGCCGCCACCGCGTGCGTGCTGCTGCTGGCCGCCAACACCGCCTTCAACGGCTTCCCGCTGCTGGGCGCGGTCCTGGCCCGCGACGGCTACGCCCCGAAGGCGCTCAACACCCGCGGCGACCGCCTGGTGTACTCGAACGGCATGATCATCCTCGGCATCGTCGCCATCGGCGTGCTGATCGTCTACCAGGCCAACCTCACCACGCTGATCCAGCTCTACATCATCGGCGTGTTCGTGTCGTTCTCGCTCGGGCAGATCGGAATGGTGCGGCACTGGCGGCGCGCTCTGCGCGAGTTCAAGCTCCTGCCCGCCGAGGCGGCGAAGCAGCAGTCCGCGGCCATCGAGCGCCGCTCCGCGATCTCGGGCCTGTGGATCAACTCCGTCGGCGCCGCGATGACGGTGCTCGTGCTGCTGATCGTCACGGTCACGAAGTTCACGCACGGCGCGTGGCTGGTGTTCATCGCCATCCCGATCCTCGCCGTGCTGATGATCGGCGTGAACCGGTACTACCGCGACGTCGAGCACGAGATCCAGATGGACGACACGGTGCACTTCGGCTCGTCGGGCGACGTGGCGATCGTGCTGGTGAACCGCCTGCAGAAGCCCACGTCGAAGGCGATCGACTACGCCCTCGCCGCCAACCACGACAAGACCCTCGCCGTGCACGTCGCGATCACCGAAGAGGAGTCGGCGAGGCTGCAGCGCGACTGGGCCGAGCACGAGGTGCCCATCCCCCTCGTGATCATCGACTCGCCGTACCGCACGTACACCTCGCCGGTGTCGACGTTCATCAAGAAGTACCGCGAGAAGAACGGCTCGGCCATCGTCACCGTCTACCTGCCGCAGTACATCGTGGGGCACTGGTGGGAGTCGATCCTGCACAATCGGCGCTCGCGCCGCCTGGCGCACCAGCTCATGCTCGTGCACGGCGTCTCGATCACCCTCGTGCCGTGGCTGCTCGACTCGTCGGAGGTCATCTACGGTCGCCGCTCCCGCCCCCTGCCGGGCCAGCAGCGCGGCGGCCAGCCGGTGGACAACACCCCGACGCCGCGTTCGCGCAAGGCGCCGCCCCCCTCGGCATCCTGA
- a CDS encoding copper resistance CopC family protein has translation MRAPRALGRSLAVAAIALGAVLGGAQAASAHDSLVSTSPASGDTVSTVSEVTLDFSANLLGYDGGNIVVVLGPDGRHYEADCVALAGPTLSVPVELGAPGDYTVEWRAVSSDGHPVSGTFPFTSTAAGTSVGSDDSPCASAVGSAAAPAESASSETGGPSGLTVGLLVGGGVVVLVGVLVVVIVRTRPREE, from the coding sequence GTGCGGGCACCGCGCGCCCTCGGGCGCTCCCTGGCGGTCGCGGCGATCGCGCTGGGCGCCGTGCTCGGCGGGGCTCAGGCCGCGTCGGCGCACGACAGCCTGGTCTCGACTTCGCCCGCCTCCGGCGACACGGTGTCGACGGTGTCGGAGGTCACCCTCGACTTCAGCGCCAATCTGCTGGGGTACGACGGCGGCAACATCGTCGTCGTGCTGGGACCCGACGGCCGGCACTACGAGGCCGACTGCGTCGCGCTCGCCGGGCCCACGCTGAGCGTGCCCGTCGAGCTGGGGGCACCCGGCGACTACACGGTCGAATGGCGCGCGGTGTCGTCCGACGGGCACCCGGTCTCGGGGACCTTCCCGTTCACCTCCACCGCCGCGGGCACGTCCGTGGGGTCGGACGACTCGCCCTGTGCGAGCGCCGTCGGCTCCGCGGCTGCGCCGGCCGAGTCCGCGTCATCCGAGACCGGCGGACCGTCGGGCCTCACGGTGGGGCTCCTGGTCGGCGGCGGCGTCGTGGTTCTGGTGGGCGTGCTGGTCGTCGTTATCGTGCGCACGCGTCCGCGGGAGGAGTGA
- the arfB gene encoding alternative ribosome rescue aminoacyl-tRNA hydrolase ArfB — protein sequence MLASDGPGVAVTATLVIPASELSWRFSRSSGPGGQGVNTADSRVEVMWDAAASTALSRAQRERVLDRLGNRLVDGVLTIAASEHRAQARNRDAARDRLAAILAEAVRPPAPPRRATKPTRGSKERRLQAKQRRTDVKRMRRRPTD from the coding sequence ATGCTCGCGTCCGACGGTCCCGGTGTCGCGGTCACGGCGACGCTCGTGATCCCCGCGTCCGAGCTGTCGTGGCGGTTCTCGCGCTCGTCGGGCCCCGGCGGGCAGGGAGTGAACACCGCCGACTCGCGGGTGGAGGTGATGTGGGATGCCGCGGCCTCGACCGCCCTGTCGCGCGCGCAGCGCGAGCGGGTCCTGGACCGCCTGGGGAACCGCCTCGTCGACGGCGTACTGACCATCGCGGCGTCGGAGCACCGCGCGCAGGCGCGCAACCGCGACGCCGCGCGCGACCGGCTCGCCGCGATCCTCGCCGAGGCGGTGCGGCCGCCCGCCCCTCCCCGCCGCGCGACGAAGCCGACGCGGGGCTCGAAGGAGCGCCGCCTGCAGGCCAAGCAGCGCCGCACCGACGTGAAGCGGATGCGCCGGCGGCCGACCGACTGA
- a CDS encoding wax ester/triacylglycerol synthase domain-containing protein, with protein sequence MGEPLSAADARILALESEVVRGHALKLLVLEPGEALDLEAVRASVAERLSAFPRGLQVVVDDGDGPAWIEATDVDVAQHVRRHAADDPAALRAVVGRLMSEPLDRSRPLWSVDLVGPLADGREAVAVRLHHALADGLTAVRFLEAVIFEPHDAPAHEVGLRDPDARPTRWSEWERMPMTLARELAHPGSHSPFDRPISARRALAFVDVPLAEARAVGASRADHATINDVLLTVIAGALRRRLVHHGHVPRLNAQVPVSLHERGEDAAASGNRDSFVDVGLHLDEPDDLRRLDLLSAQTRARKHAHDARALDELFHALAAAGSAGALLRGLADDPREFALAISNVPGPRVAVSVAGRRVGHVYTSSEPGPRHALRVAAISNDRWLGVGFCVDPEAVPDVELLAEAAHDTWDALRAGTR encoded by the coding sequence ATGGGGGAGCCGCTGTCGGCCGCGGATGCACGCATCCTGGCGCTGGAGTCCGAGGTCGTGCGCGGGCATGCGCTGAAGCTGCTCGTGCTCGAGCCCGGCGAGGCCCTCGATCTCGAGGCGGTGCGCGCGAGCGTCGCCGAACGCCTGTCGGCCTTCCCGCGCGGGCTCCAGGTGGTCGTCGACGACGGCGACGGACCGGCGTGGATCGAGGCGACCGACGTCGATGTCGCGCAGCACGTGCGCCGTCACGCGGCCGACGACCCCGCGGCGCTGCGCGCGGTCGTGGGCCGGCTCATGTCGGAGCCCCTCGACCGCTCGCGCCCGTTGTGGAGCGTCGACCTCGTCGGCCCCCTCGCCGATGGTCGAGAGGCGGTGGCGGTGCGCCTGCACCACGCCCTCGCCGACGGGCTCACTGCCGTGCGCTTCCTCGAGGCGGTGATCTTCGAGCCGCACGACGCCCCGGCGCACGAGGTCGGCCTGCGCGATCCCGACGCCCGCCCGACGCGGTGGAGCGAATGGGAACGGATGCCGATGACCCTGGCCCGCGAGCTCGCTCACCCCGGCTCGCACTCCCCGTTCGACCGCCCGATCAGCGCGCGTCGCGCCCTCGCCTTCGTCGACGTGCCGCTCGCCGAGGCACGCGCAGTCGGCGCTTCGCGCGCCGACCACGCCACGATCAACGACGTGCTGCTCACGGTCATCGCGGGGGCCCTGCGACGCCGCCTCGTGCACCACGGGCACGTGCCGCGGCTCAACGCCCAGGTTCCCGTGAGCCTGCACGAACGCGGCGAGGACGCCGCGGCATCCGGCAATCGCGACTCGTTCGTCGACGTCGGCCTGCATCTCGACGAGCCCGACGACCTGCGCCGGCTCGACCTGCTCAGCGCCCAGACCCGCGCCCGCAAGCACGCCCACGATGCGCGCGCCCTCGACGAGCTGTTCCATGCGCTCGCCGCGGCCGGGTCGGCCGGCGCGCTGCTGCGCGGTCTCGCCGACGATCCGCGCGAGTTCGCTCTCGCCATCTCGAACGTGCCCGGGCCGCGCGTGGCGGTGTCGGTCGCCGGCCGCCGGGTGGGCCACGTGTACACGTCGTCGGAACCGGGGCCGAGGCACGCCCTGCGCGTCGCCGCGATCTCGAACGACCGCTGGCTCGGAGTGGGGTTCTGCGTCGACCCCGAGGCCGTGCCCGACGTCGAGCTGCTGGCCGAGGCCGCGCACGACACGTGGGACGCCCTGCGCGCGGGCACGCGGTGA
- a CDS encoding VanZ family protein: MNDIVGSGLLAVIAGGVVAVLALVPFVAVSYRRRGGLTLWRTLLWAGAAVYFWAIWTYTLIPLPDDDLYRCAGVNLRPFEFVDDIRAAVAVSGRYLTDPTVLQVALNVLLFLPLGFFLRVLGGRGILVAGLVGLATSALIETTQLTGVWGLFPCAYRVFDVDDLIMNTSGALLGSLVAFAVPAAHRGVAKSPDAEVPRPVTRRRRLLGLVCDVVGISLVGVAVSVLVQAVTVLLLGESATLATDEAASWAGTVAGAALWLGVVLVTGRSIGDLATRVRFTNGILPVWVARPLRFLTGAGAYAVLAALPAPWSIAAFLLALVTGALLVVWRDGRGLTGWIGRRRLVDDRAGVVSPSVDTSASG, translated from the coding sequence GTGAACGACATCGTGGGCTCGGGGCTGCTCGCCGTCATCGCGGGCGGGGTGGTCGCCGTGCTCGCCCTCGTGCCGTTCGTCGCCGTGAGCTACCGGCGCCGCGGGGGTCTGACGCTCTGGCGCACGCTGCTCTGGGCGGGGGCGGCGGTGTACTTCTGGGCGATCTGGACGTACACGCTCATTCCTCTGCCCGACGACGACCTCTATCGCTGCGCGGGAGTCAACCTGCGGCCGTTCGAGTTCGTCGACGACATCCGCGCCGCCGTCGCCGTGTCGGGGCGCTACCTGACCGATCCGACGGTGCTGCAGGTGGCGTTGAACGTGCTGCTCTTCCTGCCGCTGGGCTTCTTCCTGCGGGTGCTCGGGGGCCGCGGCATCCTGGTCGCCGGTCTCGTGGGACTCGCGACCTCGGCACTCATCGAGACGACGCAGCTGACGGGCGTGTGGGGCCTCTTCCCGTGCGCGTACCGCGTGTTCGACGTCGACGACCTCATCATGAACACCTCGGGGGCCCTGCTCGGCTCGCTGGTCGCCTTCGCGGTGCCCGCGGCGCATCGAGGGGTGGCGAAGAGCCCGGATGCCGAGGTGCCCCGCCCCGTGACCCGCCGCCGCCGTCTGCTGGGACTGGTCTGCGACGTCGTGGGCATCTCGCTCGTCGGCGTCGCGGTGTCGGTGCTCGTGCAGGCGGTCACGGTGCTGCTGCTCGGCGAGTCGGCCACCCTCGCGACCGACGAGGCGGCCTCGTGGGCCGGGACGGTGGCGGGCGCGGCGCTCTGGCTGGGGGTCGTGCTGGTGACCGGCCGGTCGATCGGCGACCTCGCGACGCGCGTGCGGTTCACCAACGGCATCCTGCCGGTCTGGGTCGCCCGTCCGCTGCGATTCCTCACCGGGGCGGGCGCCTACGCGGTGCTCGCGGCGCTGCCGGCGCCGTGGTCGATCGCGGCGTTCCTGCTGGCGCTGGTGACCGGCGCACTGCTCGTGGTCTGGCGCGACGGCCGCGGCCTCACCGGCTGGATCGGTCGCCGGCGCCTGGTCGACGATCGCGCCGGGGTGGTAAGCCCGTCGGTCGACACGAGCGCATCCGGGTGA